Proteins encoded within one genomic window of Candidatus Eremiobacteraceae bacterium:
- a CDS encoding MBL fold metallo-hydrolase, translating into MARISFIGAAGVVTGSKHLVETDSGARVLLDCGMFQGLPELTQRNWTPPPVDPKTLDAVLLSHAHLDHCGYLPALTQQGFTGPVYTTPATIDVATLVLRDSAGLQEDEAQRAKRHPERGLHTTPLYTDDDVTAVTKLFKPVAYDEDRSDIAGCRFQLVDAGHILGSAIIQLWFKEGELTFSGDLGRYGRPLLNDPTPVAESTVVLCESTYGDRLHPTNDPQVDLGAVINAAYKRNGVLVIPAFAIGRTQEILYAIGGLQRAGAIPQVDVYVDSPMGNQASEIMARHPEAMRINLQQQFGAQADCMGAQRVTMVQTVDDSKRLNDLVSKAVIISSSGMANGGRVQHHLRNRLPRPNDTVCFVGFESPGTPGNVLLNGAKTIKIMGVPIPVHATIAHIDGFSAHADKNELLRWFGGFTDKPQVYLVHADPAAAASLATAVAAKYGFPTQVAKVGEVVTI; encoded by the coding sequence ATGGCCCGCATCAGCTTCATCGGCGCCGCGGGCGTCGTAACCGGCAGCAAACACCTCGTCGAAACCGATTCCGGCGCGCGCGTGCTGCTGGATTGCGGCATGTTCCAGGGCTTGCCGGAGTTGACGCAACGCAATTGGACGCCCCCACCGGTCGACCCCAAGACGCTCGACGCCGTGCTGCTCTCGCACGCGCATCTCGATCATTGCGGATATCTGCCGGCGCTGACGCAGCAAGGCTTCACCGGTCCTGTCTACACAACCCCCGCCACCATCGACGTGGCGACGCTGGTGCTGCGCGACTCGGCCGGTCTGCAAGAAGATGAGGCGCAGCGCGCAAAACGCCATCCTGAACGTGGCCTGCACACGACGCCGCTGTACACCGACGACGACGTCACGGCCGTGACAAAGCTTTTCAAGCCAGTCGCGTATGATGAGGATCGAAGCGACATCGCCGGTTGCCGCTTCCAGCTGGTCGACGCGGGCCACATCCTCGGTTCGGCGATCATCCAGCTATGGTTCAAGGAAGGCGAGCTGACGTTCTCAGGCGATCTCGGGCGTTACGGCCGGCCGCTGCTCAACGATCCCACCCCGGTCGCCGAGAGCACGGTCGTGCTGTGCGAGTCGACGTACGGCGACCGCTTGCATCCCACCAACGATCCGCAAGTGGATCTCGGCGCCGTCATCAACGCCGCGTACAAACGCAACGGCGTGCTCGTGATCCCGGCATTCGCCATCGGACGCACGCAAGAGATCCTGTATGCGATCGGCGGGCTGCAGCGCGCCGGAGCGATTCCGCAGGTCGACGTCTATGTCGACAGCCCGATGGGCAACCAGGCGAGCGAGATCATGGCGCGTCATCCGGAAGCGATGCGCATAAACCTGCAGCAGCAGTTCGGCGCGCAAGCGGACTGCATGGGAGCGCAGCGCGTCACCATGGTGCAAACGGTGGACGATTCGAAACGCTTAAACGACCTAGTCTCGAAGGCGGTAATCATCTCGTCCAGCGGCATGGCCAACGGCGGCCGAGTGCAGCACCACCTGCGCAATCGCTTGCCGCGCCCCAACGACACCGTGTGCTTCGTCGGTTTCGAATCGCCGGGTACACCGGGCAACGTCCTGTTGAACGGCGCCAAGACGATCAAGATCATGGGCGTTCCTATCCCGGTGCATGCGACCATCGCGCATATCGACGGCTTTTCGGCGCACGCGGACAAGAACGAATTGCTGCGCTGGTTCGGCGGGTTCACCGACAAGCCGCAAGTCTACCTGGTGCATGCCGACCCGGCGGCGGCTGCGTCGCTCGCCACGGCAGTGGCGGCGAAGTACGGTTTTCCGACGCAGGTGGCGAAGGTGGGCGAGGTCGTCACCATATGA
- a CDS encoding PaaI family thioesterase → MSERFTPVDEHWEQRVVESFARQGAMTLLGARILHLKPGVCSIGVAYRPELSQQHGFFHAGVTSTIADSAGGYAALTLFDSASEVLTVEFTINLLAPAIGEELVAYGQVIRTGKTISVCRVDVEAIRGGKTTVCALLQQTLMRVDID, encoded by the coding sequence ATGAGCGAGCGCTTCACGCCGGTCGACGAGCATTGGGAGCAGCGCGTGGTCGAGAGCTTCGCGCGCCAGGGCGCGATGACGCTGTTAGGCGCACGCATACTACATCTGAAGCCGGGCGTGTGCTCGATCGGCGTCGCGTACCGGCCGGAGCTCTCCCAGCAGCACGGCTTTTTCCACGCGGGCGTCACCAGCACGATCGCCGACTCGGCGGGCGGCTATGCGGCGTTGACGCTATTCGATTCGGCCTCAGAGGTGCTGACCGTCGAGTTCACGATCAACCTGCTCGCGCCGGCGATCGGCGAAGAGCTCGTCGCCTACGGCCAGGTCATCCGAACGGGCAAGACGATCAGCGTGTGCAGGGTGGACGTCGAGGCGATCCGCGGCGGCAAGACCACGGTGTGCGCGCTGCTGCAGCAGACGCTGATGCGCGTGGATATCGACTAG
- the typA gene encoding translational GTPase TypA: protein MHTRPDVRNIAIVAHVDHGKTTLVDAMLRQAGVFRDPSQAGDLVMDSNPIERERGITILAKNTGIVWGDVKVNIVDTPGHADFGGEVERVLQMVNGVLLLVDAAEGPLPQTRFVLRKALEQDLPVVTVINKIDRKDARPVEVLDEVLALFIDVGCADHQLDFPVIYTNARAGTATRELANPGSDLRPLMDAIIKHIPEPPGDDEGPFQMLVSNIDHNEYVGRIGIGRIFRGVVRPGDPIVRIRGAERTTHRVTKIFEFFGLQRRELALARAGDIIALSGVEEVNIAETLADANEPEAVDAVLVDEPTVSVDFVVNTSPFAGREGKYLTSRHLKERLERELESNVALRVEPTDSPDTFHVSGRGELHLSVLIETMRREGYELGVSKPQVIVVERDGQRMEPIEYVVVDVAEEYAGSVIESLGRRRAKMLNMVGYGSQQRLEYTMPTRALFGLRNELLTLTRGTAVINHTYYDHQPLAGEIPGRNTGVLISAETGIATAYALDNLQARGAFFIAPQTEVYEGMIVGRGKTDDDITVNVCKAKKLTNMRASGSDDAPNLPPPEPMSLERALEFIEDDELVEVTPKSIRLRKRVLTEDGRRKSKMAARQRAAAV from the coding sequence GTGCACACTCGTCCGGATGTTCGTAATATCGCGATCGTCGCCCACGTCGACCACGGCAAGACGACGCTGGTCGACGCCATGCTGCGCCAAGCCGGCGTGTTCCGCGACCCGTCGCAGGCGGGCGATCTGGTCATGGATTCCAATCCGATCGAACGCGAGCGCGGCATCACCATCTTGGCCAAGAACACCGGCATCGTGTGGGGCGACGTCAAGGTCAACATCGTCGACACGCCTGGCCATGCGGATTTCGGCGGCGAGGTCGAGCGCGTCTTGCAGATGGTCAACGGCGTGCTGCTGCTGGTCGACGCGGCCGAAGGCCCGCTGCCGCAGACCCGCTTCGTGCTGCGCAAGGCGCTCGAACAAGATCTGCCGGTCGTCACCGTCATCAACAAGATCGACCGCAAGGACGCGCGGCCGGTCGAGGTGCTCGACGAAGTGCTCGCGCTCTTCATCGACGTCGGCTGCGCCGATCACCAGCTCGATTTCCCCGTGATCTACACCAACGCGCGCGCCGGTACCGCTACCAGAGAGCTCGCAAATCCCGGCAGCGATCTGCGTCCGCTCATGGACGCTATCATCAAGCATATCCCAGAGCCGCCGGGCGATGACGAGGGCCCGTTCCAAATGCTCGTGTCGAACATCGACCACAACGAGTACGTCGGGCGCATCGGTATCGGGCGCATTTTCCGCGGCGTCGTGCGGCCGGGCGACCCGATCGTGCGCATCCGCGGCGCCGAACGCACCACGCATCGCGTCACCAAGATCTTCGAGTTCTTCGGCTTGCAGCGCCGCGAGCTCGCGCTGGCGCGCGCGGGCGACATCATCGCGCTCTCGGGCGTGGAAGAGGTCAACATCGCCGAGACGCTGGCGGACGCCAATGAACCTGAAGCGGTCGATGCGGTGCTGGTGGATGAGCCGACGGTCTCGGTGGATTTCGTCGTCAATACCTCGCCCTTCGCCGGGCGCGAGGGCAAGTATCTGACCAGCCGCCACCTCAAAGAGCGCCTCGAGCGCGAGCTGGAGAGCAATGTGGCGCTGCGTGTTGAGCCGACCGATTCGCCCGACACGTTCCACGTGTCCGGACGCGGCGAGCTGCATCTCTCGGTGTTGATCGAGACGATGCGGCGCGAAGGCTACGAATTGGGCGTCTCCAAGCCGCAGGTCATCGTCGTGGAGCGCGACGGCCAGCGCATGGAGCCGATCGAGTACGTAGTCGTCGACGTCGCCGAGGAGTACGCTGGCTCGGTGATCGAGTCGCTCGGGCGGCGGCGCGCGAAGATGCTCAACATGGTGGGCTACGGCTCGCAGCAGCGCCTCGAATACACGATGCCGACGCGCGCGCTCTTCGGGCTGCGCAACGAGCTCTTGACGCTCACTCGCGGCACGGCCGTCATCAACCATACCTATTACGATCACCAGCCGCTGGCCGGCGAGATCCCCGGCCGCAACACCGGAGTGCTCATAAGCGCGGAGACCGGCATCGCCACCGCATATGCCCTCGACAATCTACAAGCGCGCGGCGCGTTCTTCATCGCGCCGCAGACAGAGGTCTACGAAGGCATGATCGTCGGACGCGGCAAGACCGACGACGATATCACGGTCAACGTCTGCAAGGCCAAGAAGCTGACGAACATGCGCGCGTCCGGGTCGGACGACGCGCCCAACCTGCCGCCGCCCGAGCCGATGTCGCTCGAACGCGCCCTTGAGTTCATCGAGGATGATGAACTGGTCGAGGTGACGCCCAAGTCGATCCGCTTGCGCAAGCGCGTGCTGACCGAGGACGGACGCCGGAAATCGAAGATGGCCGCGCGTCAACGCGCAGCCGCCGTCTAA